The Klebsiella aerogenes KCTC 2190 region AGCCGCTGGCTCTGCGCCGCCTGGATAATCTGTTTTTGTAAGGCCTGGGTCAGCAGCCACGACTGGCGCGCTGCCTTTACCGGAAATGAATTGTACTTATAAGGGTTAAACTCCGGAATGACGTTTAGCCACGCCGCGCGCGCAAAGGCGGGAAACACCGAAGGCAGGCCAGCCAGCCCGGCGAAACGGGCGAAAGCGGTGACGCCAATCATCGGCGAAAGTAGAATAACCTGCTGCGGCCTGACCAGCGATTTATCGGTCAGTTCATCAAGCGCATACTTCAACGCCAGCGCGCCGCCGTTAGAATATCCCACCAGATGCAGCGGCACATCCCCACCGGCAAGTCGCGTCGCTTCTCGTACCGCCAGGCGAGTTGTCGCTAGCCACTGTTGCCAATCAACGTGGGTTAATGCGCCAGGCGCGGTACCGTGGCCGGGTAAGCGCGGCGCCACCGCGACAAAACCTTGCCGTTGATACTCTTCCGCCAGATAGCGCACGCTGTAGGGAGAGTCGGTTAATCCATGCAGCAACACCACCGCCCCACGCGGTTTGCCGGATGGCAGTAGGATAAAGGAGCGATTCCAGTCTGGCGTAAAGCGTTGTGGGTAGACCAGGCTGTCGCGATAAAAGCGATTTAGCGGCGTTTTGTCAGCGGCTGATAGCTGGTCACTGACCTCACGCCGCAAATCAGCAAATATTTCATCTTCCCGCTTGAGATAGCTGGCAAAGCTGGCGCGATCGATTTCACCGGCGGTCATCTCATCCCCAGACCAGGTATGCCAGCGCTGCAACGCGGGCCCGCGTTCCGATTCATAGATTCGTCCGATGAAAAACACCACCACAACAATAGCGGCGGCGACCAGCGCTTTTTTCGCCAGCGAGACTATCCTTAATCCAGATTGATTCAGAAGCTTGTTAAATCGCATCAAAGCCATAGGTGTTATTTGCCTGTCCCGCTGCATCGCCGAGTTAAGATTTAACAACGTCAGCTAAACGTAAATTAAACCAATGGGTAGTTTCAGTTGTCTTTAAAACGATAACACGGCAATTATCATTCTGAGTGTAACAAGCTTGGGTGAAAACATGGAGTGGTGGGTAAAGAAAGTACGGAAAAATTCCTCTACAGCAACGACTTGCGTGGTTCTACAGAGCGGTCAGTTCATGGTGATTGCTGAAATCGAAAGCCGATGCAGACTGCAGGAAGGCGATAAGTTAACGCCTGGTCCTAATGCGCTTTATTACATCAACAATAACGGCGCGGCGACATTAAGAGTGATAAGCGCAAGTAATTTTAGCGCCGAACGTTGGGCACAGACAGCCTGATCCTGGGTGGCTAAGCTTTTATTATCAACGAGTTTGAATATTTATCCGGGACAGTAATTTTCCTTCGCCATTTTCACGCTGTAGCATACTATCGTCAGTATCAGCAGACCTGAAACAAGGAGCGAATGATGAACCAGAAGGCCGTCAGTCTGACCCCGGAGCAGGCGCTTTCCCAGTTGGAAGCGCAGTATGAAAGAGCGGTTAACGCGTTGCGTAAGGCCATTGGCGAGTACATTCACCACAATATTCTTCCTGATGAAATAGCCCGTGCTGAAGGCTTATTCGTCTATCCTCAATTGTCTGTCTCGTGGGATGGCGCCGAGCACAAAGCCTTAAAAACCCGAGCCTGGGGGCGATTCACCCATGCAGGCTGCTACACCACCACCATTACCAATCCAAAACTCTTTCGCGCTTATCTGCTGGAACAATTAACTCTGCTGTATCAGGACTATGGCGCGCATATTAGCGTCGGCAATTCGCAGCACGAAATTCCCTTCCCTTACGTGATTGATGGCTCTGCGCTGACGCTGGATCGCTCGATGAGCGCCGGATTAACGCGTTATTTTCCGACCACCGAACTGTCGCAGATTGGCGATGAAACCGCCGATGGTCTGTTCCACGCCACCGAGTATTATCCGCTGTCGCATTTTGACGCCCGCCGCGTCGATTTTTCACTGGCACGCCTGAAGCACTACACCGGCACGCCGGTTGAGCACTTCCAGCCGTATGTCTTGTTTACCAACTACACGCGTTACGTCGATGAATTCGTCAGTTGGGGCTGTAGCCAGATCCTCGATCCGGATAGCCCGTACATTGCCCTCTCCTGTGCGGGCGGGATTTGGATCACCGCCGACACGGAGGCACCGGAAGAGGCGATTTCCGATCTGGCATGGAAAAAACACCAGATGCCGGCCTGGCACCTGATCACTAACGACGGTCAGGGAATTACATTGATCAACATCGGCGTCGGCCCGGCCAATGCCAAAAATATTTGCGATCATCTCGCGGTGCTGCGCCCTGACGTCTGGCTGATGATTGGTCACTGTGGCGGTCTGCGTGAGAGCCAGTCGATAGGCGACTATGTACTGGCGCATGCCTATTTACGTGACGACCACGTACTGGATGCGGTGCTGCCGCCGGATATTCCCATCCCGAGTATCGCCGAAGTGCAGCGCGCGCTGTATGACGCCACTAAACAGGTTAGCGGCATGCCGGGGGAAGAGGTCAAACAACGTCTGCGTACCGGTACGGTGGTGACCACCGATGATCGCAACTGGGAATTGCGTTATTCCGCCTCGGCGCTGCGCTTTAACCTCAGCCGGGCGGTAGCCATCGATATGGAAAGCGCCACCATCGCCGCGCAGGGCTACCGTTTCCGCGTACCTTACGGCACGCTGCTGTGCGTCTCCGATAAGCCGCTGCATGGCGAGATTAAGCTACCGGGACAAGCGAACCGCTTCTACGAAGGGGCGATTTCCGAGCATCTGCAGATAGGGATCCGCGCCATCGATCTGCTGCGCGCCGAGGGCGACCACATGCACTCCCGCAAGCTGCGTACCTTCAACGAACCGCCGTTCCGTTAATCCGCCCACCCGCTTTGTATGGCATCATGCAAAGCGGGTATACCGCAAA contains the following coding sequences:
- a CDS encoding AMP nucleosidase; this encodes MNQKAVSLTPEQALSQLEAQYERAVNALRKAIGEYIHHNILPDEIARAEGLFVYPQLSVSWDGAEHKALKTRAWGRFTHAGCYTTTITNPKLFRAYLLEQLTLLYQDYGAHISVGNSQHEIPFPYVIDGSALTLDRSMSAGLTRYFPTTELSQIGDETADGLFHATEYYPLSHFDARRVDFSLARLKHYTGTPVEHFQPYVLFTNYTRYVDEFVSWGCSQILDPDSPYIALSCAGGIWITADTEAPEEAISDLAWKKHQMPAWHLITNDGQGITLINIGVGPANAKNICDHLAVLRPDVWLMIGHCGGLRESQSIGDYVLAHAYLRDDHVLDAVLPPDIPIPSIAEVQRALYDATKQVSGMPGEEVKQRLRTGTVVTTDDRNWELRYSASALRFNLSRAVAIDMESATIAAQGYRFRVPYGTLLCVSDKPLHGEIKLPGQANRFYEGAISEHLQIGIRAIDLLRAEGDHMHSRKLRTFNEPPFR
- a CDS encoding histidine kinase translates to MEWWVKKVRKNSSTATTCVVLQSGQFMVIAEIESRCRLQEGDKLTPGPNALYYINNNGAATLRVISASNFSAERWAQTA
- a CDS encoding alpha/beta hydrolase translates to MALMRFNKLLNQSGLRIVSLAKKALVAAAIVVVVFFIGRIYESERGPALQRWHTWSGDEMTAGEIDRASFASYLKREDEIFADLRREVSDQLSAADKTPLNRFYRDSLVYPQRFTPDWNRSFILLPSGKPRGAVVLLHGLTDSPYSVRYLAEEYQRQGFVAVAPRLPGHGTAPGALTHVDWQQWLATTRLAVREATRLAGGDVPLHLVGYSNGGALALKYALDELTDKSLVRPQQVILLSPMIGVTAFARFAGLAGLPSVFPAFARAAWLNVIPEFNPYKYNSFPVKAARQSWLLTQALQKQIIQAAQSQRLTSIAPVLTFQSVIDSTVSTRAVVDSLYRYLPDNGSELVIFDINQAANLRALFRPATYSAVNTLLPPAPRPYSTTIVTNATQHTLDTVARLTLAGQTAERTQALHLAWPQDMYSLSHIAVPFPITDSLYGREPTEKNLSGISLGTISLRGETATLSVGLDTLMRATSNPFFPYLLQRINQRLPSFSEHQDVQYRPQRNTDEGGRGDEAEKTHKS